CAACATCACCTCCTTCTTGGAGGCGTCACCTTGTAGACTTGACGATGGTTCTCCGATGGTTTGCACGGCTTGTTGGTGGAGCTTGGGTTTGTGATGGTGCCGgctcttctttctttcttctctttttttttgcacTAGCCATTTTGATGTGCTTTCCTCTTTGGAGGTGTTCTTGTATTGCTTCTTTTGGTCAATGAATCCAACATTCTAAAAAAAGTTATTACGATGAGCCTCCCGACGGCAGTGCTACGTGCAGCTGCTAAATTCCAGGCCCAGGAAAAGGACGAGAGTGATGACTCGGATCACATTCATCACCGGGTTCCGTCGATCATGGCAGCTACTATAGCTAGAAGCCTGCCGCGCGCTTTTCCGTCCCTTTTAACATGCCGTTGGGCCGCCGCGTTCCTTTGTGCCAGCATCTCTCATAGCTAGGGTTCAACCAAAAGCGATCGCCCATTTTTCCTCTGATCTGAAAAAAAGAAACCTCCACTCCAGCAGGCAGCAGCGGCTGCATGGCACGAAAAAGGTGTCGTCACAATGGCAAACCATGTCGACACAAACACGAGCACGTTGAGCGGGCCTCGTGGCGTCACGTCGGCCGTACACGCATGCTCCTCTGCCCGACACTCCCCGGCCGCCGCACCGCACCGCACGCACCATCGCTCAGCAGCTAAGCTACGCTACGCTACGCACCGTCACCTGTTAGTGCGAGAAAAAGAGATTGCACTGCCCAGCCCAAGGGATCGCAGTCGTTCATGTACAACAAATCGATCTCATTTGGGCCTGACCTGAGCCACACGGCATAGCGTGGAGCTACGCACCGTCGCTTGTTATCAGCATGGATATGGATGATGAGAGGATAATGTGCGTCCATGTTtcgatcgatcgatcgatggATCAGACTGGACCTACGTACGTGTGCTATTCGATCCATGCCCCGGCTCGACGCCGACCGATCGTACCGCGGGCTGCCACCGGCCGTGCTGTCTATCCTTCCTCGTCGACGTGAAATGAAAGGACCATGCATGCATCAAGATCGACAGCGCGAATTGGGGGCAGAGGTGGCCTCTTCCCTTCTCCGGCCCGGTTGGATTATTTTTCTCTTTAGCTTATTCTCTACTAGATATTGCATATGGATGTTAggtgatctctctctctctctattacACCATTGATTTCAAATCTGAGCTACAACTCAAGAGGAAGGGGAATTGGGGAAGAAGATACACCCACACACGCAAGCCTCTCGGCCAACTAGCCGTTTGCCACCGCCTGCCTCTACACGCACACCAACAACTCCTTTAAGTAGTGAACGCTCCACTAGGCCCATTTCGGCCCAGCGAGCCGAGCGGGTCGACGAGGCCCCCTTCTGGGCTGACCCGTTGCTTGAATCGCCTCTTCGCGCTCTTCTGATGCACTCCCATTGGCTTGATCCCTGACAATCCCCCTTTCTTAGAAACGGCTTGTACCCAAGCCGGAGCCCTTGGAAACAACTGTTTCAGCGTCTCCTTATCCTCCCAGGTAGCGAGTTCATCAGAAGGATCACTCCAACGAACCAAGACTTGAACCAAGGAACTAGAGCCACGTCGGATCACTCGTTGCTGCAAGATCTCTGCAGGTACCTAAAGATGAGCATCAGAAGAAGGTAACTGTGAAAGTGCTGTGCAACCAGGAGCCAAGACCTTCTTCAACAATGAGACATGGAAAACCGGGTGGACTTTGCTAGAAACAGGCAAAGCCAATTCATAAGCCACTTCTCCCACACGAGCAATGATCTGGAATGGTCCATAAAACTTGAAGGCCAACTCATGATTAGCACGTGGAGCAACAGAAGACTGCAAATATGGCTGCAGTTTGAGAAATACAAATTCCCCAACTTCAAAGGAACGCTCAGTGCGATGTTTATCAGCTTGAACTTTCATTCGTTGTTGTGCACGTGACAAATGCTGCTGAACTGAATGTAAAACCACCTTGCGCTGATCAAACCAGTGTTTCAGATCCTCGGACTGTATTGTATCATCGACAGAGATGTCAAAGTGACGAGGAGCATGCCCATAAACTACCTCAAATGGTGTTTGCCCCGTAGCTGAGTGCCAATTTGTATTATACCAAAACTCACACAAAGGTATCCATTGCGCCCAACGCGTGGGGTGTGAACTGACAAAACATCTGAGGAAACATTCCACTTGCTGATTCACACGCTCCGTCTGATCATCTGTCTATGGGTGCCGAGCAGAACTCATGCGAAGCAAAGTACTTATCTTAGCAAACAACTCCTTCCAAAAAAGACTAGTAAACACCCGATCACGATCTGACACAATAGACAGTGGCATGCCATGAAGACGATAAACTGATTCAGAAACACCTCAGCCACAGACAGAGCAGTGAAAGGATGATGCAAAGGAATGAAGTGTCCATATTTTGTCAACTTATCAATAACCACAAACAAACAATTGTACCTGCCAAATGTGGGGAGACCTTCAACAAAATCCATGGTCACCATTTCCCAAGGCAGGGTTGGAATTGGCAAGGGTTGCAACAATCCAGGATATGGTATACGTTCAGGCTTAGCTTGCTGATAGATCAAACGATGATGCACAAACTGTTTAATAAAACCTCTCATACCTGCCCAACGAAACAGCTTCCTCACATGTTTGTAGGTTACAGGGAAACCTGAATGCCCACCAATCGCACTATCATGGAAGGCACTGACCAACTAATGATGCAACTAAGGTTTATTACCCACCCAAATACATTGATCAATGCGCAAAATACCAACTCTCAAAGAAAACTTCTTGTCAAACTGAGGATTAAGCGCCAATCGTTGCAACAATGGAGCAGAAAAGGGATCATCAACATAACTCTGAATGATATCTTCCAACCACAGTGGCTGAACAGAAGAGATATGGTGAAGTTCAGGAAGCACTTCCTGTGCAGTGTGAGGTCTCCTAGATAAAGCATCAGCAGCTCTGTTCTCAGCTCCTTTTTTGTAACAAATGGTGTAAGTAAGGCCAAGCAATTTAGTCAAAGCTTTGCCAAACTGTGTGCAAACGCTGATCTGACAGACTGGCTAGGCTCCTCTGATCTGTGTGTATAACAAATTGAGACAATTGCAAATACTGTCGCCAATGACCTACAACAAGAAGTATAGCTAAAATACTCTTTTTCATAAACAGAGAGAGCCTGGTTTCTAGGGCCCAAGGCTTTACTGACATATGCTAAGGGGTGACCATCTTGCATAAGAACTGCTCCAATTCCCACATCACAAGCATCTGTTTCCACAATAAACTTCTTGGAAAAATCTGGGACGGCTAACACTGGTGCTGATGCCAGGGCTTCTTTGAGGGCAAAGAAGGACTGTTTCTCAACATCTGTCCAATGGAAATACACCCCTTTTTTGAGCAATGAAGTGAGAGGCCTGCTGATAACTCCATAAAGCTTAACAAACTTCCTATAACATCCAGCTAAGCCCAAAAATCCCCTGACCTCCTTAACAGATACAGGGACTGGCCAATCCTGAATAGCAGAGATCTTAGCAGGGTCAGTGGACACCCCCTGACCACTAATGATGTGACCCAAATACCCAATTTCCTGCTGGGCAAAAGCACACTTGGATAATCTGACTTGCCACTGATGCTTAAGTAACAACTGGAGTACTTCTGCCAAATGCTGCAAATGAAGTGCATAAGTCGCACTAAGAACTAAAatatcatcaaagaaaaccacTGCACATTTTCTCAACGCAGGAGACAGATCACTATTCATAGCAAGCTGAAAAGTGTTAGGCCCTCCAGTCAGCCCTTGTGGCATAACCAAAAACTCAAATTGGCCATTATGAGTTTGAAATGCAGTCTTATACTCCTCTCCAGGGTCAAGCctgatctgatgataacctgaTCTCAAATCCAACTTAGAAAACCATGAAGAACCAGCTAATTCATCCAAAAGCTCATCAATCACTGGAATCGGATACTTGCATTTAGCAGTGATAGCATTAAGATGCCTATAATAAAAAACAGGCCGCCAAGAATGATCCTTCTTTTGTACCAACAGCATTGGGGAAGAAAAGGGACTGTTGCTAGGTCGGATCACACCAGAGGCCAACATTTCTTGCACCTGCCTCTCCAATTCATCCTTCAAAGCAGGAGCAACTCTATAAGGTCTGATGGCAACAGGACCAGGTCCAGGAATGAGAGGGATTGTATGATCATACTTCCTTCTAGGTGGTAAACCACTAGGAGCTGCAAAAACTGGAGCAAATTTCTCAATAAGCTCTTGAACTTCCTGAGGCAATTCAGACAGAACAACTTCTTCAGTTACTAACAAAGCTGACATTTCCATTACTGCACACAGCTGAGGGCTAGCATCTGCACCAAGCAATGTAACCAAAACATGATCCTTCTAGAAAGAAATCCAATGTTCAGCCCAATCCACCTGCATAGGACTGTGAGCAGCAAGCCAATCCATGCCCAATATGCCATCATAAGTCCCCAAAGGAAAAACCTTAAACTGGCTAGTAAAATTATAACCAGCATAAGACCACTGCCCTGTTTTTAACTGACTAGAGCAAGGGATTAATTTACCATCAGCCACTCTAACCATGGAAACAGGCATTTCAGAAACACCTGACATGGAAGCAGCTACAACTACATCAAGGAAAGTGTGACTACTACCAGAATCCACTAAGAAATACAATGTACGCCCTTGCAACTGCACTCTGAGCTTCATAGTTGACACAACAGGAACAGTAGGATCACCAATAGCAGTTGTAGATAGTGTCATAGCATTAGCCTCACTAACCATTTCTTCCTCTGAATTACTGAACTCATCAGGCCAGCATTGCACATATTCCAACATCTCCTGAACCACATGTAACTGAATTTCCTGCTTACACTTATGATCTCGAGCCCAGCGTTCACCACAAACAAAACATAATCCCTCAGACCTCTTGAATTCACGCAAAGCAGACCATCTGTCATCAGTCGTAGATGACTTAGCAGAATCTATCACTTTCTTCTCTTCCAAGGGTTTAATTGGACCTGGGCGACTCGATCCAATCATTCCTGACGATGTTGAGCGAGAAACAAATGGAATGGGATGTGTTGATGAGTTAGTTAATTCATCTAACAACAAAGCCAAAGCATAAGCAGAATCCAAATCAAGTGGTTGCTGAATGCCAACCAACATACACATTGCAGGCTTCAACCCTTCCATGAAACGAGTCACATAATGCACTGTATTTGGGTGATCTTCATAAACAGTCAATTGATCAAACAACTCTGAAAACTGCTCAACATACTCTTCGACAGTGCTAGTCTGACGAATAGAGAACAACTGACGCAACAAATTTTGATGCTTATTACGGCCAAAGCGGGACATCAACAAGCTACAAAACTCTGACCAAGATACATTAGGTGCTCTACGCTGAACTGACACCAACCAACGAGCAGCTGACCCGTCGAACAATGATGAAGCAAACGAAACCCACTGATTTTGTGGTGTGTTCCAGAAACGGAAATAATCCTCACATCGAGTATGCCATAACTTCGGGTTAGACCCATCGAATCTAGGTAACTCAATCCGAGGGCGTAATCCAAGTGCCTCAACAGGGAACTGACGGAAACTCTCCTGGGGTGTACTGACATGCCTAGGAGAATTCTGCTCTGAATGCATACCTCGGACCTGAGGAGGAACATACTTGGGGGCCGATCCATCAGATCCAGCCGTGGTACCCTGCACCGGTTGCTTACTAGCAGATGGATCTCACGGTGATGGAGGCGGGGTGGCTCCAATTTCTCCACGGATCTCGTCGAGGTCGATGCTGAGGGAGAGCTTGACGTCCTCGATCCGTCTCGAGAGCTGATCCAGCTTAGTGTTGAGCTTGGCGAGTGTGGTCACCGTTGCCTCGTTTCACTTGGAGGAGCTCTTCGCGAGAGTCGAAATCCGCATGCAGCAGCTCGTACAACACCTTCGTCTCCGGTGGAATTCGGTCCATGGCCTCGGAGCCGCGGCGGTCTGCGAAGCGGGTGCGGTGAGGGTGGCGAGGTAATTCCAGGATGGGAGGGCTCTGATACCAGATTGTTAggtgatctctctctctctattaCACCATTGATTTCAAATCTGAGCTACAACTCAAGAGGAAGGGGAATTGGGGAAGAAGATACACCCACACACGCAAGCCTCTCGGCCAACTAGCCGTTTGCCACCGCCTGCCTCTACACGCACACCAACAACTCCTTTAAGTAGTGAACGCTCCACTGGACCCATTTCGGCCCAGCGAGCTGAGCGGGTCGACGAGGCTACCTTTTGGGCCGGCCCGTTGCTTGAATCGCCTCTTCGCGCTCTTCTGATGCACTCCCATTGGCTTGATCGCTGGCAATGGATCACAGGTCAGGCGATGCATGGGTGTTCCCATGGGGCGTGTCTACGCTTGTTTGTCACCCTGATGCAGAAGTGATGATCTCCGTGCAGTGCCACGACACCAGCGATGACCCCATGAGGGTGTTTCCAGTGAAATAGTTTTTCTACCCCTCCCAATACTCCACCTTGTACAGGTACTAAGCCTCCCACATAGGCAAAAAATCTGATGTGGTAAGTTATTTAAGAGGAGAGAGCGTGAGTGAGAACTGAGAAGAAAAGGACGGCACATGCGTTCTCTCTTCCCCAACAAAATAGTTGCATTTTAATTCCTTGTCATATTGTGAATCGTTAATAACTTGTGACCAAATTTCCATTTGTACATTTGAATCCAGAATGATAAGACCTTTAAAACAAGACCGGTTTTGGATACATTTTGGCTAGTTTGAGTTTTACTGTTTCAATCAGTTTCACATTACAAaaaagtatttccctcatttaaAAGTTGGATTTCACTTGTTGTAAAATGCCTATTTCACACATTAGAAAACACGGATTTTACTCATTTCAAAAACTTGTTTCACTCATTTCAGAAAGCCGATTTCAATCATTAAAATAAACTCATTTATTTATGTTTAAAAAACCATTTTCACTCATCTGAAGAAACTGATGTCACTCGTTTCAGAAAAATAATTTCACTTAGTTGAGAAAATATATATCACTAAGTTGAGAAAACATAGATTTTTGTCGTTAAAAAAATAATTTTGTTCATTTCAGAAACCTGATTTCAATCATTAAAAAAACTCATTTCCTTATGTTCAGGAAACCAATTTCACTCATCTGAAGGAACCGATCTCACTTATTTCAGAAAAATAATTTCACTTAGTTGAGAAAACATATTTCACTCAGTTAGGAAAACATATTTCAAAATTGATTTCACTCAATGCAAAAAACATATTTCTAAAAGATAGGTTTCACTCCATTTAGGAAAGACATTACACTCATTTACAAAAGATATATTTCACTCATTTCAATATTTTATTTAAGTATAAAAATAATAGATTTCACACATTTGTGAAAACATATTTCACTCATTTCAAACGAATATTTTCACTCTTTGTCCGAGTTACAGTAATTCCACTAATATCGGTAAACGATTTCACTCATTTACAAAAGATATATATCACTTATTTCACTAGTTTCAGAAAACATATTACACTCATTCACAAAATATAGATTTCACGCATATCATTTTCAAACACTGAACTGATGGTTGTATTTCTACACATATCTAATTCAAACAATGAAATAAGTAGTGCCACACAAAATATATTGAGCGAAATAAGTTACCTGAAATGTTGAAATCAAACACATTTGAAATGTATCCAAGATTGATATTTTTCTAAAGGTCTTAACACCCATAGATCAAATATATAAAATATTTCACATATGTAATTTTTGTTTAAATATGGATGGTCGAAAATGTCAAATGCAACTTAAATGTTACCTTTGCTATGGGAGCGAGAGGGAGGAGAGTATGTCTGCGTCATACATGCATTGTATGTGTTTTTACTGACAAAAATTGCTCACAAGAGTTGACAAGACATTTCatacactacgatcagagaccctttcacaaaactgtgtgcgatgcatcaatcacaaacggggatgtaaaaaacccgtcaaagaAGGTGTAAAACATCTGCAATGGAGGATTCATCAAAAACgtttcagattttagttgcatgtgcgatccagggcatacggttcagtccaatgaactgtttgcgatgaggcggaacaaaagaaacgggcagcctgatgaaggcgtgtgcaatacagagcatacggttcactcggatgaactgtttgtgattaggcaacacaaaagaaacgggcagccagatgaaggtgtgtgctgTATACAGCATACGGtccactcggatgaactgtttgtgattaggcaacacaaaagaaacggtccgccagatcaaggtgtgtgtgattgaggtcatacgcttcagaaggattaactattTACGATTAGGCAACATAACAGAAACGggtaagccagatcaaagtgtgtgcgattgatggcatacacttcacatggatgaactgtttgcgattagccacaacaaactaaaacagttagatagatcaacgtgtgtgcgctagacgggcacacccattctaattaaaagaagcgtgtgtgatggtaataacgagcgcgcacggttgttggaacaagacatGTGCTGACATTGCATATTGcagtgcaccctatggtgcaaacgccacgtacgcggccgagaaggcgtacgtgcccacaTTATGCCTTATGCCTTCCGGGAaaagtgccgcacttataaccgtcagtaaagtttgagcatgcgtcccgtcacatttttttagaagaacagggaggccgcgtcccatcgcattccaaattgcaaacatgttcacaccgattaaaacctaaatggtttcccacttaAGAGCGTATTACTACgtggttataaatactactactccaagatgactgcacattcctcctcaactcctcatccacaagagttcaaaaacaaacaagtcattcatcatcgttcccttgcgtccgccatggccagcgtgagttctggatcgagagattgccaccagggagaggcgagcctagaagcgggagcacgagagatgtcccgcctcgttGCGAAAGCAAccaacatgtcccgccgcacggccgtagcagcagagaggtcccgctgcgccgccgaagcagcacggaggacctgccgtgccgtcgatgcagcaaactggtccggccgcgccacGGAAGCACAAGAGATGTCCCACCGCGCCGCAAATGTAGCAGAGACGTCCTCCATTGTCGCGGTGGCCTGGGAAAAtgcctcgcgggcaggcgaggactcttataggcgcatgcgtgccctcgtccttaGACAAATTgatcagatctccaggtgggagaggttgcaggatgacctgaaagcctcgtttgaacagtctaccaacgtcatccggcaactaaatgagagcaatgagAACCTCCGGGGCGAGCGTCACCTGCTGAGGgtgaagatcgtcggaagtgcggagcagcaggagcagaccactgccttgttgaagaggaccagcgtcatcgtcaagaaacttatggacgagaatgccatgcttcgcatcgagcgcagaaggctggtggaggaatccgtggatgctctcaagcagcatcttgaggacaagaagagctcgcgccgctcgccgcggagactagttcccgcggcctgtagcaacgcatcaagaaagtagagatcggTGAGCCAGAtagttgtcttccttcttcttttgcccttgtgtatttcgggcgttgccgcatgtggctttttttaattatgtttattaatatgtaagacaattattatccactgtcatcgtccttatattcatcatgcttgctataagtcgcagtcgatgctatataggtccgtcggatcttacatcaagatccgtgcaaaactttctttttcagattttcatttttctctcttaaatctcaatctagtgagacatatagccacggcgtagaacaggtgctcgggcgccattaatagagacgttgggagggaggtgcgcggcgggtagcagtcaaagggctctcctcccgatgagcacgcgcaggggtctgatcgcacgtctcccgtactcaaatagct
This sequence is a window from Aegilops tauschii subsp. strangulata cultivar AL8/78 chromosome 7, Aet v6.0, whole genome shotgun sequence. Protein-coding genes within it:
- the LOC141027313 gene encoding uncharacterized protein; amino-acid sequence: MLEYVQCWPDEFSNSEEEMVSEANAMTLSTTAIGDPTVPVVSTMKLRVQLQGRTLYFLVDSGSSHTFLDVVVAASMSGVSEMPVSMVRVADDASPQLCAVMEMSALLVTEEVVLSELPQEVQELIEKFAPVFAAPSGLPPRRKYDHTIPLIPGPGPVAIRPYRVAPALKDELERQVQEMLASVIDELLDELAGSSWFSKLDLRSGYHQIRLDPGEEYKTAFQTHNGQFEFLVMPQGLTGGPNTFQLAMNSDLSPALRKCAVVFFDDILVLSATYALHLQHLAEVLQLLLKHQWQVRLSKCAFAQQEIGYLGHIISGQGVSTDPAKISAIQDWPVPVSVKEVRGFLGLAGCYRKFVKLYGVISRPLTSLLKKGVYFHWTDVEKQSFFALKEALASAPVLAVPDFSKKFIVETDACDVGIGAVLMQDGHPLAYPLWLEDIIQSYVDDPFSAPLLQRLALNPQFDKKFSLRVGFPVTYKHVRKLFRWAATGQTPFEVVYGHAPRHFDISVDDTIQSEDLKHWFDQRKVVLHSVQQHLSRAQQRMKVQADKHRTERSFEVGEFVFLKLQPYLQSSVAPRANHELAFKFYGPFQIIARVGEVAYELALPVSSKVHPVFHVSLLKKVLAPGCTALSQLPSSDAHL